Proteins encoded in a region of the Falco rusticolus isolate bFalRus1 chromosome 10, bFalRus1.pri, whole genome shotgun sequence genome:
- the PSMF1 gene encoding proteasome inhibitor PI31 subunit, with the protein MAGLELLYAWARAAVSRPQDALICGVHWELVRHGYRCLGAGDQPGPDERKSELLPAGWEANKEVYTLRYKSVDDARELLLKAIMVEDSMILNIMDCSSQKVADVTLAVADYVNPEHLDDFHRVYKNTEELRTRIASGIIAPLGAPTEKAKKEPEAKKKDPELHQDDDPLRVPHHHPAGTRAPSWPSPLSPFAVGGEDLDPFGGRTGGMIVDPLRSGFPQPGIDPSSGIPGRLPPGAVPPGARFDPFGPLGAGRSGPDPDHLPPPGYDDMFM; encoded by the exons ATGgcggggctggagctgctgtacGCCTGGGCGCGGGCCGCAGTCTCCCGCCCGCAGGACGCGCTCATCTGCGGCGTGCACTGGGAGCTGGTCCGGCACGGCTACCGCTGCCTCGGCGCGGGCGACCAG CCAGGTCCTGATGAAAGGAagtcagagctgctgcctgccggCTGGGAAGCCAACAAGGAGGTATACACACTGCGCTACAAGTCCGTGGATGATGCCcgtgagctgctgctgaaggccaTCATGGTGGAAGACAGTATGATCCTCAACATCATG GATTGCAGTTCTCAGAAGGTAGCAGATGTGACCTTGGCAGTGGCGGACTATGTCAATCCAGAGCACCTGGATGATTTCCACAG ggTGTACAAGAACACTGAGGAGCTGAGAACAAGGATTGCTTCAGGCATCATTGCTCCCCTTGGGGCCCCCACAGAAAAGGCCAAAAAGGAACCTGAGGCTAAGAAGAAGGATCCGGAGTTGCACCAGGATGACGACCCCCTCAGAGTCCCTCACCACCACCCAGCAGGGACAAGAGCACCGTCCTG GCCTTCCCCCTTGAGCCCCTTTGCTGTTGGTGGGGAAGACCTGGACCCTTTTGG aGGTCGGACTGGGGGAATGATCGTGGATCCTCTCCGGTCTGGCTTCCCACAGCCTGGCATTGACCCATCGTCAGGCATCCCTGGCCGGCTTCCCCCGGGAGCAGTTCCACCAGGTGCCAGATTCGACCCCTTTGGCCCGTTAGGGGCTGGTAGATCCGG gccAGATCCTGATCACCTTCCCCCTCCAGGCTATGACGACATGTTCATGTGA